The Mangrovivirga cuniculi genomic sequence GGACCAGGAGCTGAATTGCAAAAAGATTACAACCGAAACAATTCTCCGGTTAAGAAGAGCAAATGAATTGCCTCCTCTTTGATAACTACAGAATAGTAAAATAACAATATACTCTCCATATATATTGATGTCTCTCCGGTCTTAAGAAATTAAAACCATTAAAATAATTATAGCCCAATCATAGTAATAATTATTTATCTTAGAGCTTTGAATCTAAACCACACCAAAGTCCTATTTAAATGAATAGAAGATTACTCCCACTTTTTTTAATTCTATTTCCATTATTAATAAATGCTCAAAAGGTGACCGACATTTATGTTGACACCTCTGATAATGGTAAATTATTTACGGAATTTCTCGAAGAGCTAAAAGAGGAACATGGCGTAGTAATAGCCTATGAAAAGAATGATTTTCCCCATAAATTAGTTTATGGAATTCAATCACCATGGCGTTTAGTCAGTTGGCTTGAAGAATATATACCGGAATATCATGTTTTCACCCTGGAGAATGATCAATTAGTCATAATTAGCAGAGAAGAAGCAGGGTATTATGCCAAAAGAAAAGAAAATTACATTTTACTAAAAGGCAGTCCCGGAAAGCAGACTACTGTTACGGGAACTGTAATTGATAAGAGCACTAATGAGACAGTTGTTGGTGCCCAGGTTACAATTCCTTCGAAAGGCAAGGGAAAGGTCACTGATGTCAATGGCAAATTCTCTCTTAAAACAACTCCCGGATTTCAGATTCTGAAAATTAATTTCGTTGGTTTTGATGAAGTGTCATACATTCTGTGTTTTGATGAAAATGCCCCTGAGAGAACGATCACTACCGAGATATTCCCGGAATCTATCGAATTGGATGCCTTTGTAGTTACTGCCTCAAGACCTGATCAAAATGTTCGTAGTGAGATGACAGGTATCCAAAAAATGACCATTGAGTCGATCAAGTCATTACCGACCTTCCTGGGAGAAGTCGATCCAATCAGAAGCATGACCTCGCTACCCGGTGTTAGTACTACCGGTGAGTTGGCTTCAGGATTTAATGTAAGAGGTGGAGAAACTGGTCAAAACCTGATTCTTCAGGACGAAGCTACTATCTATAACCCCGCCCATTTGTTTGGTTTTTTCTCAGCCTTTAATCCGGACATGGTAAGTAACGTTTCACTTTACAAAGGTGGCGGACCGGCAGAATATGGTAGTCGTATATCTTCTGTACTCGATGTTTCACTTAGAAATGGTGATGCAGGTAGATTTAAAGTTTCAGGTGGTGTAGGATTGGTCTCATCAAGGCTGACATTAGAAGGCCCAATCGTTAAAAATAAATCATCTTATATTGTAGGTGGGCGAATGTCCTACACTAACTGGTTATTAAGATCAACCAATGATGTTGACCTTAATAACAGTTCAGCTCAATTTTATGATGTTACTGCACGGATTTTCCATACAATTGATGAAAATAACATTATAACTTTAACTTTATATAATAGTTATGACGATTTCAGCCTGGCTAGTGATTCTGTATTTAGCTGGCAAACGTTTAATGCCTCTGCAGTTTGGGATAGAACCTACAATGAAAAAATGAACTCATCACTAAGCCTGGCAAGCAGTAACTACAATAGTCAGGTTACTAATGTCGACGAATTAGAAGGGTTTACCTATAAGAATAAGATCAGAAGTTTACATGCTAAATATAAAATTCAGTACGAAATGTCTGAAGATGTAACTTTTAGTGCAGGGGCTGAAACTGAAAGAGTATTCGTTGAACCTGGTATTTTAAGTCCGTTAAAGGAAGAAAGCAACGTGCTCCCTGCTGATATGCAAGACCAGAGAGCGTTGGAATCAGCTGTTTTTGTACAGGCTAATTTTCCTCTGACGGATAAACTCTCGATATCAACAGGACTTAGATATTCTCACTTTTTAAGATTCGGTCCTGAGGATATTTATGAATTTGATTTCGATAATATGAATGGGCGATACCCTTCCATAAGTGATACTCTTAGTTATTCAAATGGCGAAGTTATAAAATCTTTTGGAGGGCTGGAACCACGTGTTTCATTCAGATACCTACTTACTGACGATCTTTCATTAAAAGCAAGTTATTTCAGAACCATACAGTATTTGCATATGGTCTCCAATACGACATCCACTACGCCCCAGGATTACTGGATATCGAGTGGACCTTATTTAAAACCTTCTACCGGAGATCAGTTTTCGTTAGGTTTCTTTAAAAATTTTGGCGGCAACATGTATGAAACTTCTGTGGAAGGATTTTATAAGACAACAAAAAATGCTGTTGACTATATAGATGGAGCTGAAATCACGCTAAATCCTGCATTGGAAGCAGGGCTTTTACAGGGTGATGGACTGGCATATGGTTTAGAAATGTTAGTAAAGAAAAACAAAGGGACAGTTTCGGGATGGATAGCATATACCTATTCAAGGAGTTTAAGAAGGTTTAACGGCCAGGTAGAAAACAGGATTTTAATAAATGATGGAAAATATTATGCTGCAGTTTATGACCAGCCACATAATTTATCCGTTGTTTCCAATTTCAAACTAGGACCAAGAACCACACTATCAGCTAATTTTAATTACAGCACCGGAAGGCCAATCACTATTCCAGTTTCTAAATTTTCCTATGGACCATATCTTTCTGTATTAAATTATTCCGAAAGAAATAAATACAGGATTCCGGATTATCACAGACTTGATCTATCATTGACAATAGCAGACAATCCGACTAAAAATAAAAGGTTTCATGGCGAATGGGTATTTTCAATTTATAACGTGTATGGAAGAAAAAATGCATATTCTATCGTATTTGACAAATATGGTAAAGCAAAGAAGATATCAATTCTTGGAAGTGTCTTCCCTTCCATAAATTATAATTTCAATTTCTAATCAGACTTTAATATCAATATCAAATGATAAAAAGAAATAATAGATATAAGAGACTAATTTTTTTACCGCTTTTTATATTATTGGTTGGTTGTGTAGAGTTGTATGATTTCGTTATCGAAGATGAAAGTCCCTATCTAGTAGTTGAAGGTTATATCTCAGATGCTTCATTTAATGAAACACTCACATACCCTAGTGATGGACGCTATTTTACCGTTAAATTATCATATACTAGTGAAGTAACGAATGTTTGGGGTCAGGATGTTAGTGGAGCAATAGTTAAACTGATAGATTCTGAGGATAACACCTGGTATTACACGGAAGTTTATACTGATGACAGACCGGTCTACCAATTATTAGACAATACTTTTGAGGCTGAATCCGGAAGAGAATATAAGTTGCACGTCACCCTGCCTGATGAAAATATTTTTGAGTCGGAATGGGTTAGCCTTCCATCGTTATCTCCCGAAGTAGGTGAGGTAAATTTTACTGAGGAAGATAAGGACGGATATGATTATATAAGGGGAGAAAAAGAAGTAGTTACCATTAAGGGGATCACTGCTTCCGTAGAGTTACCAGAGCATAATCAGAATGACACCTATTTTTATAAATGGACTTTTGACCCAACTTACATAGTAAAAACGCCATATGACATTCCTGATGGAAGTCCTATACCAGCATATTGCTATGTTACTAATAAATACTTTTTGAATGTTTTCACCCTTCAGGAAGATATAACCGGTGGTTACCAACAAGACCTCTTTTTCCTGGAAGTTATAGGAAATGAAAGTATGGATGATTGGTTATCAGTGCTTATAGTTCAACAGTCATTAAATAAGGAATACTTTTTCTTTTGGCAGGAATTAAAAGAATCAAATTCAGGAAATCCAATCATTGAAAAGCAACCATTTAATCTTGCTACTAATTTCAAATCAGTAAATTCTGAAAGTCAGGTAGCAGGATACTTTGATGTTGTATCAGAAAAAGCTACCAGGTGGTATTTTAATCACGATATGTTATCATATGATACGGAGGATGCCTGGGCAAGTATGTGTGCATTAGCAATAGGCCCCGGGCCTCCTCCGGACGGTTGTGAAAATTGCCTGGAGTACCCAAAAGGTATTGTAACGGATCAAAAGCCTTCATGGTGGAATCCAAACTAAACAATATAAAATTCGAATCCCTGGTATGTAATTTGTGCCAGGGATTTAATTTTTATAGTGATTAAATCGCCTTTCCTTCTTACTGTATAGATTGTAATTCATTAATAATTTAATTAAATTAATAAATAGTATTATACCCTCCGGTTTGTACTATTCAATTAACATACAACTCTTTCTACTAAAATTATGAGGCTGGCAAAATTTATAAAAAACCATAAGGAATTGATCATAGATGAATGGGTCAATTATGCTCAAAATTACATTGAACCAGCCTTAGATATGGGACCTGGAATGATAGAAGACCATATCAGTGAAATGCTCGATCAGATTCCACAGGAAATGGAACAATTCCAGACCAAAGAAGAAAGAGAAGAAAAATCAAAAAATCTGGAAAAAGTACTGGAACCGGATAACAAACCGTCCAAACTTCATGGAGAACAGCGAGTAGACATCGGTTTTGATATCGTACATGTAAGTTCGGAATTTCGTGCATTAAGAGCCAGTGTATTGCGACTTTACGATGAGAAAATCGGTGTTGAAGCAGGTGAACAAAAATTTCAGGATATAATTCGATTCAACGAAGCGATAGACAGAGCCTGGATGCATTCCGTAGCTCGTTATCATAATTTAATGGATCAAAGTAAAAACTGGTTTTTAGGGATTTTAGGACATGATCTGCGCAGCCCCCTGGCCAGTATAGCTTCAATACAGGAATTGCTTTCTAAAACTGAAAACCTTTCTCCCGATGGAGAAGAGCTTTTACAACACTCAAGAACAAGCATTAGACGGATGAATGACCTCATCAGCAATTTGCTTGAATTGACCAATTTACGACTTGGAAGTGGAATTACTGTAAATAAAACCAACTGTGATTTAACCTCACATTGTAAACATATTATTGAAGAATTTAAAATAACTTATCCAAAAGCTGATATTCAAATAAATTCACCAGGCCCCATAAACGGGCAATGGGACGATCTTCGAATTGGACAGGTCGTAGCCAATCTTATAACTAATGCATTGCGTTATGGTCGACCTGGAGGTCCAGTGGTTGTAAACCTGTCAGCAAAAGACAAAGAAGCAACGATTGCTGTACATAATGAAGGGGAGCCAATACCTGAAAACAAAAAAGAAATAATATTCAACGGTATGTTTAAGGATACTGAAGAAAATGAAGATTCCAGGCAGAGTAGCTTTGGATTCGGGTTGTTTATTGTCAACAAAATTGCAGAAGCCCATGATGGATCAGTAGACCTGGAGAGCACAAAGGAAAAGGGTACAACCTTCATGGTAAATCTGCCTCGATATTAATTAGATTAAGTTAGCAGGATTCAAGTAAAGTTATTTACCTATTCCACTAACTAACTTAATACCTCGCTTAAGGCAATTTCATTCCTTATCAGTATATTCTCATAATACTATCAGGCTTTCTATCCATATATTTAGATAGACTATACTTAGGAACATCAATTTTAAAAATTATATTGAATCCGGAGTATAAAATAATCCATAGAATGGAATGAAATCATTCCGGTATCTTTAAAATCTCAGGCCTGTAAGCAAAATATTTTTCTCATATAATAAATCTGCTTCAATTTAATTGAAAGTGAATACAACCATAGGAACGCCATTATGCAGAAGCTCAGGCACACCATGGTAGATTTGTTTCCTGATAAGCAATGGAAACACCGCCTGATGGATTTTAATAACATACCCGAAACCGACTGCGGTGTTTTGATGGATTTGCTCGATTGTGTAGAAAAAGAAGTAATCCCTGAATTGGAACAAAAAAGCAGCTAAGCTTGCTTTATAGCCTAAAACCATTAATTTCCTATAACTTAAATACTACATAATCTGTCAAAGCCACAAATCATGAAAAACACATTTCTTATCTCCATATTCATTTACGGAATTTTTTTTTCGCAAATTATCTTTGGTCAAACCATCGACAAAAAAGACCTGGAAGTTAAAATTGACGCCATGGTGCCAAGCCAGGTAAATGATTCTACCCCGGGAGTAGTAGTTGGAGTTGTTCATAATGGTGAGCTGATATTTAGCAAAGGATACGGAATGGCAAATCTAGCTTATGGCATCCCCAACGATCCTAAAATGGTATACAACATAGGATCGGTAAGTAAGCAATTCCTTGGCTATGCATTTGCTATGCTACATGTTAAAGGCGATTTAAATATTGATGATCCTGTAAGTAAATACCTGGAAGAATGGCCGGAATTTGATCATCCCGTCACACTAAAACATTTACTCTCCCACACAAGTGGTTACCGGGAAGCATATACCATGTCTCATCTTGGAGGCAGAAGAATTGGTGTTGATCATCTCTCCAGGGAAGAATGTCTGAATGTTGTCAGAGCTCAACCTGATTTAGAATTTGTACCAGGATCACGATGGACTTATAATAGTACCGCCTGGGTAATCCTGGCTGAGGTTTTGAAAAAAGTAACCGGAGAGGAAGCGGATACCTGGGTTGAAGAAAACATTCTCAAACCATTGGATATGCATAGCACTCAAATTGAAAGTTATGTCGGAGAGGTAATTAATAATGCGGCAGAATCATATTCACTGGAAAAAGATAATGGCTTTAAAAACGAAGAAAGTAACCGGGCTATATTTGGAGCAGCCGACATATATACAAACATACCGGATTTGGTCAGGTGGATCAACAATTATCGAACTGCAGAAATCGGAGGTAGTGAGGTGCAAAATCTCTTTTTTGATCCATTTATTCTTAATAATGGGACTAATTCTGAATATGCATTAGGAATAAGGTCTCAAAAATACCGTGGTTTAAGACGATACGGGCATACAGGCGGTCATGAAGCTTTTTCCACTCAATTGAGCTATTTTCCTGATCATGACTTAGGTATTATTATCATTTCAAATTTTGGTGGCAATGGTTGGTTTGCATCATCAAAAATTGCAGACCTTATGCTCGAAGAATTTATGACCTCCTCTTCTGATAAAAAGAGAAAACCGGTTGCTTTAAATAAAGATGCGCTGAAAAAATTTGAAGGCCTATACCTCTCCCCTGCTTCAAACAGCACGATAGAGTTTATTATCTCTGATGATACACTAACAATCGACGGACAAAGAAAACTTATACCTATATCGGAAAACATGTTTACAATGGACGGATGGAATGGAAGCATTCAGTTTAACGAACTGGAAACCGGAGAAACTCAATTAACTATTATTAATGGCACGGAAGAAAAACTAAGAAAAGTTAAAAAATGGGAGCCACAAGTAGAAGAATTGAAAGAATTTGAAGCCAATTACTGGAGTGAGGAACTGGAAACTGTTTATCATATTGTAACGAAGGATGATAGTCTCGTTATCAACCACCGTTGGATGGAAGAAATAACATTAGAGCCAGTGACCAACGACCTGTTTAAATCCGATAGAGGGATGAGCCTGAAATTTGCCAGAAATAAGAATGGAGAGATAAAAGGGTTGAGTATATATAGTGGCCGAACTATGAATGTGTATTTTCAGAAACAGTAAGTCTGATAAAGCATGAAATAAAATCTAACTGCAAATTGGCAGCCTTTTTATAACAATAAATTTATTTGATATGATCTTACAATTCATCAGATTGAAGACAAATCTTCCGGAAGAAGAATTGCTTAAAAGGGCAAAAGACAGACAGCCTCAATTTAAAGCCATTGATGGTCTTCTTCAGAAATATTATGTTAAAACCAGTCAGGAAGGAGAATATGGAGGTATTTATATATGGGATTCTCCTGAGTCACTCCAGTCCTTTAGAAATTCAGACCTGGCAAAAAGCATTCCCGGGGCTTATGAGATTACAGAAGCCCCGGATGTTGAACTTATGGACATTCTTTTTCAACTAAGGGATTAAACAAAACTAGTTATGAAAACTGAATTCCTTGAAATTTCTCCTGTTTTACCCAGCCAGGATATTAACAGAGATGTAGATTGGTATAAGAAAAATGTAGGTTTTACTTTGTTGCATAAAGACAATATGTATGCAGTTTTGAAGAGAGAGAATTTATGCATTCACCTGCAATGGCATGCAGACACAGACGATGATCCTCTTCTTGGAGGGTCAGTCATAAAAATTTTTGTCAAAAATATACATCCGATATTTAATGAGTTATTGGAAAGGGGAACTGTTTCAAAGGAGAAATTGAGATTAGAAACTCCCTGGAAAACCAATGAATTTGGGTTTTATGACCTAAATAAAAATTCTGTCTTTTTTGTAGAAGATATCTAACACATTTTAGCCATGGTCAAATACTTCATTCTTTTTGTTTCCATTTTTAGTTTATACAGCACTAAAATAAATGAAGAAAAGATTCTTTTTTCATCCGGAAGAAATGGAAACTCGGACATTTTCATCATGGATGCTAATGGTAAAAACCAGATAGCATTAACTCAAAATCAGGAAGAAGATTGGGCACCAACATGGATAGATAAGAATAATATTAGTTTTTTGAGGCAAAAGGGAGACTCAATTGTCAGAGTAAAATTAAATTTAAGAAACGGGAAAGAGTCAACATTAAGTCATCCTGTGGATTGCAATTTAACAGATAAAAACACCCTTTATTCAAGTAATAAAACCCATGAATTATATTCCTGCAAGGACGATATCTTCATTTTAAACCCCGAAAATGGTAAATCAATTAATATTACAATTAATCTTAAAGGAAAGGCTCTATATCCGGGCTGGAGTAGCGACGGCAATAAAGTCTTATTTACCAGTAATCACTCAGGCACAAATGAAATCTACTTGTATGATTTGAACTCAAAAGATATAATTCAACTAACAGATTCAGATTCAAATAATGAGAGAGGTGATCTTTCTCCGGATGGTAAACTTTTAATTTACAGTTCAGATTATTTTGAAAAGGGAAATCAGGATATTCTGATTAAGAATCTGGATACAGGTGAAATTAAACATATATCTAACAGTCCGGGGATGGAACTTATCGCTCGATTTTCATCAGACGGAAATGATATCTTTTATGGAAGCAATAAAGACGGAAACTGGGAAATTTATTCTTATAATTTAAATTCAGAAACTCATACAAGGCTCACTAATAACAAAGAGTTTGATGGTGACCCTCGGGTGTTAAAACACTAATTTTTAAGTTCGGTTTGTAGTCGATTTAATCCTTCATCCCTGTGTTTAATACCTATTAGCAAATCAAGTTTTTAAATCTATATAGTTAAAAAAGAGGATTCTCTTTAAAAAAGCTAAGTTTAAGGATTAAACTAATAACAAACATGCAAGATTTACGATTAAACGATTTTCCCATTAAAAGCTATGATAAACTCCGCTATGCTGATACAGACAAACTAGGGCATGTAAATAATGCAGTGTTTTCTACATTTTTAGAAACGGGTAGGGTTGAGTTTTTCTTTAACAGCTCAAATCCTATTACAAGTGAACATACCAGTTTCGTCATTGCATCATTAAAGCTTGACTTTGTAAATGAAGTTCATTGGCCTGGCCAGGTAGAGATTGGTACGGGGTTCTTAAAATCGGTAACAGCTCCATTGTTCTTTTTCAAATGATCTTTCAAAATGATATATGTGTTGCAAAAGCTGAAACCGTCATCGTTCAAACACATAAAGAGAAAAAGGGGAGTCATCCATTAAGCGAAAAGGCAAAAGAAGCAATTGGTGAAATGTTATTGAAGAAATAGCTTATCACTTTCTAAGAGATAGAATAGAAAATCAAGGTAATCAATTTAATATACGATCTGGTGTTTATTAACAAAATGGCAACAAATAAAAATAGGGTAAAGAAATACATTGCTGAATCTATAAACCTGGAAGATATTTATTATGAATCAATCTTATCAAAAACCAAGACTACAACAATCCGAATTGGATATGTGATATTCAATGATATAACAACTAACTTAACCTTTAACAGTAAACCAACAATAAAAGCAATAATTAAAAAACTGGATTATAGTAAAACCTTTAGAGCCCTTGATAAAAATGATGCTGTCAACGATGGATATGAATCAGTCGATAAGCTTAAAAATGATTTAAAGAAGTATTACCCTGATATAGAGGATGATTCACCGTTAACGATAATAACCTTTCTTCCTTTATAGGAAAAATAACTAGCAAGATAAAAAATAGGGCTAAAAACAACTTATTCAATCCTAATACCAAAAGGTTAATATTGTTTTTCCAATCTAAATAATTATTTTAGCATCAGGAATTAATAGAGCATTAAGCAATAAAATTCACAATGAAGGTTTATTGCAAAAACTTAATCTAACAACCAATTATATTTATCATTTATGAAAAAAACAGCATCACTTTTAGTAATTGGATTTCTTTTTGTTTCATGTTCACACAAAGAATGCTGTACAATTGTTGATACAGAAGTCCTAATAATGTATTTAAATGATAGCGGTGAAAACTTATTTGAAATAGAGGATGGCTATACTGAATCAAATGTAAGGGTATATTATAATATCGACGGATCATGGAAGAGGGAATATCAAGGAGGTGGTATGGTAGAATATGAGGATGGAACATATTTAAGCGTGTCCCCAAGTTTGTATATCTTAGAAGATGGTTATTCCGAAACCAAAATTGAATTTTCAAATTCTGAAATTGATATCATGAGAACAAAAATCAGTGACGGTCATAATACATATGTAACTGAGGTATATTATAATGGTGAATTCAAATGGGAAAGTGGAACCTTCAGGTCATTTGAAGTGGTAAAATAATTTGATGTGCAAAAAGGTTTGATTTATTCAATCTGAAATCTAGGCATATAAATAAAAAATAACCAATCTCCCTCGTTTCGAATAAGAACGTATGTGGTTACGATCGAATTGCTGAAATGTAATTTTTAATTGTTTTTTCAGTATTACTAACGCTGATCTCAGTCCCCGCTCGCTACTCTGCGCTAAACAAGTGGAATAGATATTAGCCGGATTAAAGATTCTTTGAAAACAGTAGGTAATTGCAAATGTGGTACAGCATTATATTATAATTAAACTTCCACGGAGAATTATTACAGGTTTCAAGATACTTTAATGCTCTTTGGAATTTGTAATTCCGAAGTCCTATCCTTGGATTTTTAATCCATAATTCGAAGTGAACGGCTAAATAAGCAGCCTATTATATAAATTCGGCCATCGTCTTCATTTGCAATGAGGATCTACGAGGTTGGCGATTGTATCGCTATTTAAATCAATCCCTTTTAATTGACCAATATCACCTCCTCAAGTGAAAATGATCATTCCTTTTCACCTGATTATTTCCTTTCTTAAGCGGAGTAAAATCTACTACCCGCTATGAAACTGCTGCAGCTAATCATCTTTGTGATATTAATTTTTCTGTTTCCAATTCTCATAAAAGGTCAGGATGCTAAACAAATTGTACAAAAAGCTGATCTGAAAAGACGTGGAGACACTGGCAAAGCGACTATGACCATCACCATAAAGCGACCTACCTGGAAGCGTGAAATGAAATTAAAAAGCTGGTCTCATGGTACAGATTATTCTCTTATACTAGTTACTTCACCTGCACGCGATAAAGGAACTGTTTTCTTAAAAAGAGATAAAGAAATATGGAACTGGATCCCTTCCATCGAAAGAAACATTAAGCTCCCTCCTTCTATGATGATGCAATCGTGGATGGGTTCAGACTTCACTAATGACGATCTAATTAAAGAATCCTCAATCGTAGAAGATTACGAACATTCCCTTGTTGGTGATTCCGTAATACTGGGAAGACCTGTTTACAAAATACAGCTTATCCCCAAACCCAACGCACCAGTGGTATGGGGCAAAATTTATAGCTGGATAGACAAAAATGATTTCATGGAACTCAAAACTGAACTCTATGACGAGGACGGGTACCTTGTTAACAAGGTCATTTATTCTGATATAAAAGAGCTCGGAGGAAGACTCCTTCCGGCAAAAATGGAATACATCCCAGTAGACAAAGATGGGCATAAGACCATCATAGAATACGAATCCGTAGCCTATAACATTCCCATAACAACAGACTTTTTCTCCTTGCAAAACATGAAACGTGTAAAGTAAGATGTTACTAAAACTGGCCTGGCGAAACATTTGGAAAAACCGTAAACGCACTCTGATTTCAGCTACCAGTATTGTATTTGCAGTAGTTTTAGCCACTTTGATGAATTCGGTAACGGAGGGAGTTCTTTACAAATTACAGGAAAATGTGGTTTCCTTC encodes the following:
- a CDS encoding TonB-dependent receptor; this translates as MNRRLLPLFLILFPLLINAQKVTDIYVDTSDNGKLFTEFLEELKEEHGVVIAYEKNDFPHKLVYGIQSPWRLVSWLEEYIPEYHVFTLENDQLVIISREEAGYYAKRKENYILLKGSPGKQTTVTGTVIDKSTNETVVGAQVTIPSKGKGKVTDVNGKFSLKTTPGFQILKINFVGFDEVSYILCFDENAPERTITTEIFPESIELDAFVVTASRPDQNVRSEMTGIQKMTIESIKSLPTFLGEVDPIRSMTSLPGVSTTGELASGFNVRGGETGQNLILQDEATIYNPAHLFGFFSAFNPDMVSNVSLYKGGGPAEYGSRISSVLDVSLRNGDAGRFKVSGGVGLVSSRLTLEGPIVKNKSSYIVGGRMSYTNWLLRSTNDVDLNNSSAQFYDVTARIFHTIDENNIITLTLYNSYDDFSLASDSVFSWQTFNASAVWDRTYNEKMNSSLSLASSNYNSQVTNVDELEGFTYKNKIRSLHAKYKIQYEMSEDVTFSAGAETERVFVEPGILSPLKEESNVLPADMQDQRALESAVFVQANFPLTDKLSISTGLRYSHFLRFGPEDIYEFDFDNMNGRYPSISDTLSYSNGEVIKSFGGLEPRVSFRYLLTDDLSLKASYFRTIQYLHMVSNTTSTTPQDYWISSGPYLKPSTGDQFSLGFFKNFGGNMYETSVEGFYKTTKNAVDYIDGAEITLNPALEAGLLQGDGLAYGLEMLVKKNKGTVSGWIAYTYSRSLRRFNGQVENRILINDGKYYAAVYDQPHNLSVVSNFKLGPRTTLSANFNYSTGRPITIPVSKFSYGPYLSVLNYSERNKYRIPDYHRLDLSLTIADNPTKNKRFHGEWVFSIYNVYGRKNAYSIVFDKYGKAKKISILGSVFPSINYNFNF
- a CDS encoding DUF4249 family protein translates to MIKRNNRYKRLIFLPLFILLVGCVELYDFVIEDESPYLVVEGYISDASFNETLTYPSDGRYFTVKLSYTSEVTNVWGQDVSGAIVKLIDSEDNTWYYTEVYTDDRPVYQLLDNTFEAESGREYKLHVTLPDENIFESEWVSLPSLSPEVGEVNFTEEDKDGYDYIRGEKEVVTIKGITASVELPEHNQNDTYFYKWTFDPTYIVKTPYDIPDGSPIPAYCYVTNKYFLNVFTLQEDITGGYQQDLFFLEVIGNESMDDWLSVLIVQQSLNKEYFFFWQELKESNSGNPIIEKQPFNLATNFKSVNSESQVAGYFDVVSEKATRWYFNHDMLSYDTEDAWASMCALAIGPGPPPDGCENCLEYPKGIVTDQKPSWWNPN
- a CDS encoding sensor histidine kinase, with the protein product MRLAKFIKNHKELIIDEWVNYAQNYIEPALDMGPGMIEDHISEMLDQIPQEMEQFQTKEEREEKSKNLEKVLEPDNKPSKLHGEQRVDIGFDIVHVSSEFRALRASVLRLYDEKIGVEAGEQKFQDIIRFNEAIDRAWMHSVARYHNLMDQSKNWFLGILGHDLRSPLASIASIQELLSKTENLSPDGEELLQHSRTSIRRMNDLISNLLELTNLRLGSGITVNKTNCDLTSHCKHIIEEFKITYPKADIQINSPGPINGQWDDLRIGQVVANLITNALRYGRPGGPVVVNLSAKDKEATIAVHNEGEPIPENKKEIIFNGMFKDTEENEDSRQSSFGFGLFIVNKIAEAHDGSVDLESTKEKGTTFMVNLPRY
- a CDS encoding serine hydrolase domain-containing protein, which translates into the protein MKNTFLISIFIYGIFFSQIIFGQTIDKKDLEVKIDAMVPSQVNDSTPGVVVGVVHNGELIFSKGYGMANLAYGIPNDPKMVYNIGSVSKQFLGYAFAMLHVKGDLNIDDPVSKYLEEWPEFDHPVTLKHLLSHTSGYREAYTMSHLGGRRIGVDHLSREECLNVVRAQPDLEFVPGSRWTYNSTAWVILAEVLKKVTGEEADTWVEENILKPLDMHSTQIESYVGEVINNAAESYSLEKDNGFKNEESNRAIFGAADIYTNIPDLVRWINNYRTAEIGGSEVQNLFFDPFILNNGTNSEYALGIRSQKYRGLRRYGHTGGHEAFSTQLSYFPDHDLGIIIISNFGGNGWFASSKIADLMLEEFMTSSSDKKRKPVALNKDALKKFEGLYLSPASNSTIEFIISDDTLTIDGQRKLIPISENMFTMDGWNGSIQFNELETGETQLTIINGTEEKLRKVKKWEPQVEELKEFEANYWSEELETVYHIVTKDDSLVINHRWMEEITLEPVTNDLFKSDRGMSLKFARNKNGEIKGLSIYSGRTMNVYFQKQ
- a CDS encoding YdhR family protein; amino-acid sequence: MILQFIRLKTNLPEEELLKRAKDRQPQFKAIDGLLQKYYVKTSQEGEYGGIYIWDSPESLQSFRNSDLAKSIPGAYEITEAPDVELMDILFQLRD
- a CDS encoding VOC family protein; translation: MKTEFLEISPVLPSQDINRDVDWYKKNVGFTLLHKDNMYAVLKRENLCIHLQWHADTDDDPLLGGSVIKIFVKNIHPIFNELLERGTVSKEKLRLETPWKTNEFGFYDLNKNSVFFVEDI
- a CDS encoding TolB family protein, whose protein sequence is MVKYFILFVSIFSLYSTKINEEKILFSSGRNGNSDIFIMDANGKNQIALTQNQEEDWAPTWIDKNNISFLRQKGDSIVRVKLNLRNGKESTLSHPVDCNLTDKNTLYSSNKTHELYSCKDDIFILNPENGKSINITINLKGKALYPGWSSDGNKVLFTSNHSGTNEIYLYDLNSKDIIQLTDSDSNNERGDLSPDGKLLIYSSDYFEKGNQDILIKNLDTGEIKHISNSPGMELIARFSSDGNDIFYGSNKDGNWEIYSYNLNSETHTRLTNNKEFDGDPRVLKH
- a CDS encoding acyl-CoA thioesterase; amino-acid sequence: MQDLRLNDFPIKSYDKLRYADTDKLGHVNNAVFSTFLETGRVEFFFNSSNPITSEHTSFVIASLKLDFVNEVHWPGQVEIGTGFLKSVTAPLFFFK
- a CDS encoding ASCH domain-containing protein; protein product: MATNKNRVKKYIAESINLEDIYYESILSKTKTTTIRIGYVIFNDITTNLTFNSKPTIKAIIKKLDYSKTFRALDKNDAVNDGYESVDKLKNDLKKYYPDIEDDSPLTIITFLPL
- a CDS encoding outer membrane lipoprotein-sorting protein codes for the protein MKLLQLIIFVILIFLFPILIKGQDAKQIVQKADLKRRGDTGKATMTITIKRPTWKREMKLKSWSHGTDYSLILVTSPARDKGTVFLKRDKEIWNWIPSIERNIKLPPSMMMQSWMGSDFTNDDLIKESSIVEDYEHSLVGDSVILGRPVYKIQLIPKPNAPVVWGKIYSWIDKNDFMELKTELYDEDGYLVNKVIYSDIKELGGRLLPAKMEYIPVDKDGHKTIIEYESVAYNIPITTDFFSLQNMKRVK